From one Peredibacter starrii genomic stretch:
- the def gene encoding peptide deformylase has protein sequence MKAKLLILKLVLLLSLSVEAKVLEIIKIGDPILRAQAQELSMAEIESPEIQTLADDMAQTMKIAGGIGLAAPQINRSIRMFVMGMKPKIPLTVVINPKIEYLEQYGQTQSQEGCLSIPGKTMVVKRYKRIHISYLDRKGQYISKELSGMAAIIAQHEYDHLNGVMIVDLVETMKSTINFGQYAKAPLL, from the coding sequence ATGAAGGCTAAACTCTTAATTTTAAAGCTAGTTTTACTCCTATCCCTCTCTGTAGAAGCGAAGGTTCTTGAGATCATCAAGATTGGGGATCCTATCCTTAGGGCCCAGGCCCAGGAGCTTTCTATGGCCGAAATTGAGTCTCCGGAGATTCAGACACTGGCCGATGATATGGCCCAAACAATGAAGATCGCCGGTGGGATTGGTTTAGCCGCCCCTCAAATAAATCGTTCGATCAGAATGTTTGTCATGGGGATGAAACCGAAGATTCCACTAACTGTTGTGATCAATCCGAAGATTGAATACCTCGAGCAATACGGCCAAACTCAATCCCAGGAAGGCTGTCTTTCAATTCCGGGCAAGACCATGGTGGTGAAACGTTATAAACGCATTCACATCAGTTACCTGGATCGTAAGGGCCAATACATCTCGAAAGAACTCTCCGGGATGGCGGCGATTATTGCGCAACATGAGTATGATCACTTAAATGGCGTGATGATTGTGGATCTAGTGGAAACGATGAAGAGCACCATTAATTTTGGCCAGTATGCCAAAGCACCGCTTCTTTAA
- a CDS encoding phosphatase PAP2 family protein — translation MHKLLALLTAFYIAGAQAAPSCLIDNTCMEYNGQLIDLRTSTDKYMDKAKNCDPLIESCSTRQIQYARSPELSKKEFQRLVGEGGSQYFIPLDVNKSDLLILAGALSLGTVVFANDREIMDFVQDNKTEFGQQVATVGNLLGREAILPVAAGAYFMGAVLKDGKLKQVGLFTVAAGIASQIVAEGFKKTFHRVRPHDGDSPYDFFEEGNNSFISGHAAGAFSLATVIAEVYKDKPAVPYIAYGLATLTVYARMHDNKHWGSDVLAGAVAAHLVTKILMRTVLNPERADGSGFLIIPQFGRDISGKAYTGVEIQWRPKAPSRLSQCEKSKLEGRELMALCFEEAFNK, via the coding sequence ATGCACAAGCTACTTGCGCTACTTACGGCCTTCTACATCGCCGGTGCACAGGCCGCACCTTCTTGTCTTATCGATAACACTTGTATGGAGTACAACGGCCAGTTGATTGACCTTCGTACTAGTACAGATAAATATATGGATAAGGCAAAAAACTGTGATCCTCTCATTGAAAGCTGTTCAACGCGCCAAATTCAATACGCTCGATCTCCAGAGCTTTCTAAAAAAGAATTCCAACGCCTGGTAGGTGAAGGTGGTTCTCAATACTTCATTCCACTAGATGTTAATAAATCAGATCTTCTTATCCTTGCCGGTGCTCTTTCACTTGGTACGGTAGTTTTCGCCAACGATCGCGAAATCATGGATTTCGTACAAGACAATAAAACAGAGTTCGGTCAACAAGTTGCGACAGTAGGTAACCTCCTTGGTCGCGAAGCCATTCTTCCAGTTGCTGCTGGTGCTTACTTCATGGGTGCTGTTCTTAAAGACGGCAAACTTAAACAAGTTGGTCTATTCACAGTTGCTGCCGGTATCGCTTCACAAATCGTAGCTGAAGGCTTCAAGAAAACGTTCCACCGTGTTCGTCCTCACGATGGTGATTCTCCATACGATTTCTTCGAAGAAGGTAACAACTCATTTATCTCTGGTCACGCGGCCGGTGCTTTCTCTCTAGCAACAGTAATCGCTGAAGTTTATAAAGATAAACCTGCTGTTCCTTACATCGCTTACGGTCTTGCAACTCTTACTGTATATGCTCGTATGCATGACAATAAACACTGGGGTTCAGACGTTCTTGCCGGTGCAGTTGCTGCTCACTTAGTAACTAAGATCCTTATGAGAACTGTTCTTAATCCAGAAAGAGCTGATGGTTCAGGTTTCCTCATCATTCCTCAGTTCGGTCGTGATATCTCTGGTAAGGCCTACACTGGTGTTGAAATCCAGTGGAGACCAAAAGCTCCTTCACGTCTTTCTCAGTGTGAGAAATCAAAACTAGAAGGCCGCGAACTTATGGCCCTATGTTTCGAAGAAGCTTTCAACAAATAA
- a CDS encoding aldehyde dehydrogenase family protein: MTTLKMPLEVVQCLNFINGEWVKGEAGTQNITSPYHGKKIGEVSIPSLNQIKNAMKIASDAQVEWGRTPHKERARVLFNFRNILLRDLEEISHLKSAESGKTFNEGMAGLMKGIEVLEYALSLQNMDVGGRMEVSRGVSCEYRRTALGVVANITPFNFPAMVPMWTIPIALGLGNAYVWKPSDKTPLTSIKIASALKEAGLPNGLFTVLHGGAETVDAIIEAPEVKAVGFVGSTKIAKLVYTKATSLGKRALCMGGAKNHIVLLPDATPDIAGVGISDSFTGCAGQRCMAASVLLAVGDVDQHITKIKNRAESLKLGTDMGAIITRAQRDFLLEAITRAEKAGAKVVLDGRTAKAPAGMEEGNWIGPTILDNIQPGSEAATVELFGPVLSVVRCKDITHAMQIQNSSEYGNACSVFTNSGALADRVTREAKAGMVGVNVGVPVPREPFSFGGIAASKFGSGDITGEHSLNFWSDVKKVTTKWEKQNDNNWMS, from the coding sequence ATGACGACACTTAAAATGCCACTTGAAGTGGTTCAATGCTTGAATTTTATCAATGGTGAATGGGTAAAAGGCGAAGCTGGAACTCAAAACATTACATCTCCTTATCACGGAAAAAAAATCGGAGAGGTTTCAATCCCATCTCTGAACCAAATTAAAAATGCGATGAAGATCGCGAGCGATGCGCAAGTTGAATGGGGAAGAACTCCTCACAAAGAACGCGCACGTGTGCTGTTTAATTTTAGAAATATTCTTCTAAGAGACTTAGAAGAAATCTCACATTTAAAATCAGCAGAGTCAGGCAAGACCTTCAATGAAGGGATGGCCGGACTTATGAAAGGGATTGAAGTTCTTGAATATGCTCTTTCACTCCAGAACATGGATGTGGGCGGGCGTATGGAAGTGTCTCGTGGTGTTTCGTGTGAATACCGTCGTACTGCTCTTGGAGTGGTGGCGAACATTACGCCGTTTAACTTTCCGGCCATGGTTCCGATGTGGACGATCCCTATCGCCTTGGGGCTTGGGAACGCTTACGTGTGGAAACCATCTGATAAAACTCCGCTGACTTCAATTAAGATCGCCAGCGCTCTTAAAGAAGCGGGTCTTCCGAATGGTTTATTCACTGTACTTCATGGTGGAGCAGAAACAGTTGATGCCATTATTGAAGCTCCTGAAGTGAAAGCAGTTGGTTTCGTAGGATCGACAAAAATCGCAAAGCTTGTTTACACCAAGGCAACTTCACTTGGTAAACGCGCTCTTTGTATGGGTGGGGCGAAGAACCATATCGTGCTTCTACCGGACGCGACTCCGGACATTGCCGGTGTTGGTATTTCGGATTCATTCACAGGATGTGCGGGCCAGCGTTGTATGGCGGCCTCAGTTCTTCTGGCCGTGGGTGACGTAGATCAACACATTACTAAAATTAAAAATCGTGCTGAGTCGTTAAAGCTTGGTACAGATATGGGTGCGATTATTACTCGTGCTCAGCGTGATTTCCTTCTTGAGGCCATCACTCGTGCGGAAAAAGCAGGAGCGAAAGTGGTGCTCGATGGTCGAACGGCAAAAGCTCCGGCCGGCATGGAAGAAGGGAACTGGATTGGACCAACGATCCTCGATAATATTCAACCGGGCTCAGAGGCCGCGACTGTTGAATTATTCGGACCAGTTCTTTCCGTCGTTCGTTGTAAGGACATCACCCACGCTATGCAAATTCAAAACTCAAGTGAGTACGGAAACGCCTGTTCTGTTTTCACCAACTCAGGTGCTCTCGCTGATCGCGTAACTCGTGAAGCAAAAGCAGGAATGGTTGGTGTGAACGTTGGTGTTCCTGTTCCACGTGAACCATTTTCATTCGGCGGTATCGCCGCTTCGAAATTTGGTTCAGGAGATATCACTGGTGAACACTCTCTAAACTTCTGGTCAGATGTGAAGAAAGTGACAACTAAGTGGGAAAAACAAAACGACAATAACTGGATGTCATAA